Genomic window (Streptomyces sp. RerS4):
GTCCGGCGAGTGCGGAGGCGACGGTGGACGTCGCCGACCGGGAGCGGATGCGGGAGGTCGCCGAGGGGCTGGCCGGGGAGCTGGTCGCGCTGGCGGCGGCCGGTCATCGGGTGCGCTGGGAGGGCGATCCGCTGTCGGTGCCCTCGCCCGTGCCGGCCGGAGGGGCCGTGGAGGCCGTGGACCGGCTGGAGGAGGCGGTGCTGTCGGTGGACCGACAGGGCACGATCGCCTTCGTCGACGCCACCGCCGAGGCGCTGCTCGGCGTGAGCGGCTCCGAGTTGCGGGGGCGGGCGCTGTGGGAGGTGCTGCCGTGGCTCGGGCATCCCGCGTACGAGGACCACTTCCGCGGCGGATACCTGTCCGACGCGCCCGTGCACTTCACCGCCCGCCCGAGCGGGCCGCCCGAGCGGGACTGGGTGTCGGTGGGCCTGTACCCGGGGCCCGGCGGGCTGACGGTGACGATCGGGGCGGCCGAGACGCCGCCGTACGCGCCCGAATCGGTGACCCTGCCCGGCGCCGGACTCGGCTCCCCTGCCGACCGGGCGGCCTCGCTGTACCGGCCGGTGGCGCTGGCCATCGCGCTGACGGAGGCGGTCACGGCGCGGCAGGTGTCGGCGGTGGTCACCGAGGAGCTGTTGCCGGCGTTCGGGGGCCGTCAGCTGGCGATCTACCTGCTCGACGAGCGGCACCTCTACCTGGCCTGGGAGACGGGATTTCCGCACGGGTTCCTGGACCGCTTCGACGGGGTGTCGTTGGACGCGCGGTTGCCGGGCGTGGAGACGTTGACGTCGGGGCGGCCGATCTTCTTCGAGTCGATGCGGCGCCTGGCCGACGCCTATCCGGGGATCCCGCTCGACGCCGACGTCGGCGCACGCGCCTTCCTGCCGTTGATCGCCTCCGGCCGGCCGGTGGGCTCCTGCATCCTCGGCTTCGACCAGCCGCGCGGCTTCAGCCCGGAGGATCGTACGGTCCTCACCGCGCTGGCCGGGCTGATCGCGCAGGCGCTGGAGCGGGCGCGGCGCTACGACAGCGAGGCGGCGCTGGCCCGGGGGCTCCAGGCGGCGTTGTTGCCGCACCGGCTGCCGGTGTCGCGGCACGTGACGACCGTCGGCCGGTACCTGCCGGGGACGGTCGGCATGGACGTCGGCGGGGACTGGTACGACGTGATCGCGACGCCCTCCGGGCTGCTCGCGCTGGTCATCGGCGACGTCCAGGGGCACGGGGTGGCCGCCGCCGCGACGATGGGTCAACTACGCAGCGCCGTACGCGCCTTCGCGCTCACCGGCCTGATGCCGGAGCAGGTGCTGCGGGGGACGAACCGGTTGCTGATCGACCTGGATCCGGGGCAGTTCGCCAGCTGCTGTTACGTCCTCCTCGACCCGGCGTCGGGCCGCGCCCTGGCCGTACGCGCCGGGCACCCGCAGCCGTTGCTGCGTCACCTCGACGGGCGCACGGAGGTGCTGGACCTGCCCGGCGGGGTGGTGCTCGGCATCGACCCGGAGGCGGAGTATCCGGTGACGGAGCTGCGTCCGGCGCCCGGCGAGGTGCTCGCCCTGTACACCGACGGGCTGGTGGAGCGCGCCGGCAGCGACTTCGACGAGGGGGTCGAGCGGCTGCGGGCGGCGTTGGCCGCCGCCGAGCCGTCCCCGCTGACGGAGACGGCCGACCGCCTGATCGGCGAGGCCGCCGGCATCGCGGACCGACCGGACGACATCTCCCTGCTGCTGGCGTCGCGTACGGGGCTGCCGTAGGAGCACGGACCGCGGGCGCGAGGCGGGCTCGCGGGCCGG
Coding sequences:
- a CDS encoding SpoIIE family protein phosphatase produces the protein MARATRRAVEAVGGYAGAMYLRTGTPELLLMATVTGLPGALIRPWWRMQVNRPYPVAEAYRSGQAVYLPDGEAAMRRFPQLMAGLPFPFGSLYEPVTAGSERFGVLVVLRPASAEATVDVADRERMREVAEGLAGELVALAAAGHRVRWEGDPLSVPSPVPAGGAVEAVDRLEEAVLSVDRQGTIAFVDATAEALLGVSGSELRGRALWEVLPWLGHPAYEDHFRGGYLSDAPVHFTARPSGPPERDWVSVGLYPGPGGLTVTIGAAETPPYAPESVTLPGAGLGSPADRAASLYRPVALAIALTEAVTARQVSAVVTEELLPAFGGRQLAIYLLDERHLYLAWETGFPHGFLDRFDGVSLDARLPGVETLTSGRPIFFESMRRLADAYPGIPLDADVGARAFLPLIASGRPVGSCILGFDQPRGFSPEDRTVLTALAGLIAQALERARRYDSEAALARGLQAALLPHRLPVSRHVTTVGRYLPGTVGMDVGGDWYDVIATPSGLLALVIGDVQGHGVAAAATMGQLRSAVRAFALTGLMPEQVLRGTNRLLIDLDPGQFASCCYVLLDPASGRALAVRAGHPQPLLRHLDGRTEVLDLPGGVVLGIDPEAEYPVTELRPAPGEVLALYTDGLVERAGSDFDEGVERLRAALAAAEPSPLTETADRLIGEAAGIADRPDDISLLLASRTGLP